Proteins encoded within one genomic window of Brassica rapa cultivar Chiifu-401-42 chromosome A09, CAAS_Brap_v3.01, whole genome shotgun sequence:
- the LOC103874734 gene encoding WAT1-related protein At4g08290 yields the protein MEGVSTIIKNFRPFLLMIFLQFGGAGTYIVIMATLNQGQNRYVLIVYRNAVAALVLAPFAIFFERKVRPKMTLSVFWKIVLLGFLEPILDQGFGYLGMNMTSATYTSAIMNVLPSVTFIIAWILRMEKVNIAEVRSQAKIIGTLVALGGALVMTLYKGPLIPLQWSNPNTNQHNEHSNSSQDHNHWVGGTLLILLGCVAWSCFYVLQSITIRTYPADLSLSALICLSGAVQSTVVALVVERHSRGWAVGWDARLLAPLYTGIVSSGLTYYVQGMVMRTRGPVFVTAFNPLCMILVALLASFILHEQIHYGCVIGGTVIAMGLYLVVWGKGKDYDVSVLAMPEKNSLQELPIRTQVNNDKLDSSIDDVSNVTFPAGAHSRTFGI from the exons ATGGAGGGTGTAAGTACGATCATCAAAAACTTTAGACCATTTTTGTTAATGATATTTTTGCAATTTGGAGGAGCAGGAACGTATATTGTCATTATGGCCACTCTCAATCAAGGCCAGAATCGTTACGTTCTGATTGTGTACCGCAATGCTGTTGCTGCTCTTGTTCTCGCACCTTTTGCAATCTTCTTTGAAAG GAAAGTGAGGCCGAAGATGACACTATCGGTTTTCTGGAAAATAGTGTTACTCGGCTTTTTAGA GCCAATATTGGACCAGGGTTTTGGTTACTTGGGGATGAACATGACATCAGCAACATATACATCTGCTATCATGAACGTTCTTCCTTCTGTCACTTTCATAATCGCTTGGATTCTAAG AATGGAGAAAGTGAATATAGCAGAGGTACGAAGCCAAGCAAAGATAATTGGGACATTGGTTGCTCTTGGAGGGGCATTGGTCATGACATTGTACAAAGGTCCACTTATTCCTTTACAATGGTCTAACCCAAATACGAATCAACACAACGAACATAGCAACAGTTCACAAGACCATAATCATTGGGTTGGTGGAACCTTGTTGATACTCCTCGGTTGTGTTGCTTGGTCTTGCTTCTATGTTTTGCAG TCCATAACAATAAGGACATATCCTGCGGATCTTTCACTATCAGCCTTAATATGCCTATCTGGGGCAGTCCAAAGCACCGTAGTAGCTCTCGTAGTGGAGCGCCACTCCAGGGGATGGGCGGTTGGATGGGATGCAAGACTTTTAGCACCTCTTTATACG GGTATAGTAAGCTCGGGTTTAACCTACTACGTGCAAGGGATGGTTATGAGAACGAGAGGGCCGGTTTTCGTCACTGCTTTTAACCCTCTTTGCATGATTCTTGTAGCTCTCCTTGCTTCTTTTATTCTCCATGAACAAATACATTACGGATG CGTAATAGGAGGGACAGTGATTGCCATGGGTTTGTATTTGGTTGTTTGGGGAAAAGGTAAGGACTATGACGTATCAGTATTAGCTATGCCTGAGAAGAATAGCCTTCAAGAACTACCGATCAGAACTCAAGTTAACAATGACAAGTTGGATTCTTCTATAGATGATGTCAGCAATGTAACCTTTCCCGCTGGTGCGCATAGTCGAACATTTGGAATATAA